The following coding sequences are from one candidate division KSB1 bacterium window:
- a CDS encoding aldehyde dehydrogenase family protein translates to MYDFLKTLGIEKENSGGCTGTQWLKGNGGLLQSVSPIDGEVIAAVRQVDEQEYEAIVAKAQEAFKWWRMVPAPKRGEVVRQIGLKLREYKEPLGKLVTLEMGKILPEGEGEVQEMIDMADFAVGLSRQLYGLTMQSERPMHRMYEQWHPLGIVGIITAFNFPVAVWSWNAMIALVCGDTMIWKPSSLTPLCAIAVHKIMADVLKANGLPEGIVNLAVGSGRVVGERMIHDTRIPLISATGSCEMGRRIGAVVGQRLGRTILELGGNNGIIVMEDANMDLVVRAVLFGAVGTAGQRCTTTRRLIVQQTVFDSLLQRLVNAYKQVRIGNPLEKGVLMGPMVARSEVEVFLRAIEIIKEQGGEIVYGGRVLTGPQFKSGCYVEPTIVKARPDMPIVGEETFAPILYVMPFSTLDEAIEIHNSVEQGLSSAMFTTNLLAAETFLSARGSDCGIANINIGTSGAEIGGAFGGEKSTGGGREAGSDAWKAYMRRQTNTINWSTELPLAQGIKFGD, encoded by the coding sequence ATGTATGACTTTCTGAAAACCCTCGGCATTGAGAAGGAGAACTCTGGCGGCTGCACAGGCACCCAATGGCTGAAAGGGAACGGCGGGCTTTTGCAGTCGGTCTCGCCCATCGATGGGGAGGTTATCGCCGCCGTGCGGCAAGTGGATGAGCAAGAATACGAGGCGATCGTAGCTAAAGCCCAGGAAGCCTTCAAATGGTGGAGGATGGTGCCGGCGCCCAAAAGGGGCGAAGTGGTCCGTCAGATTGGGTTAAAACTGCGCGAATACAAGGAGCCGCTTGGCAAGTTAGTCACCCTCGAAATGGGCAAGATCCTTCCCGAGGGGGAGGGAGAGGTGCAAGAGATGATCGATATGGCGGACTTTGCCGTGGGTCTCTCGCGCCAGCTCTACGGACTCACCATGCAGTCGGAACGACCGATGCATCGCATGTATGAGCAATGGCACCCGCTAGGCATTGTGGGGATTATCACTGCCTTCAACTTTCCCGTGGCCGTATGGTCATGGAATGCGATGATTGCGCTGGTCTGCGGGGACACCATGATCTGGAAGCCCTCGTCTCTAACTCCTCTTTGCGCCATCGCGGTGCACAAGATCATGGCAGACGTGCTCAAGGCCAATGGCCTTCCGGAAGGTATCGTCAATCTGGCCGTGGGCAGCGGTCGGGTGGTGGGCGAGAGGATGATCCACGACACCCGCATCCCGTTGATCAGCGCCACCGGCAGCTGCGAGATGGGGCGGCGCATCGGCGCGGTGGTGGGCCAGCGCCTTGGGCGGACCATCCTTGAGCTGGGTGGCAACAACGGGATCATCGTCATGGAAGATGCCAACATGGACCTGGTTGTGCGGGCGGTGCTTTTTGGCGCGGTAGGAACCGCCGGTCAGCGCTGCACCACTACCAGGAGGCTCATCGTGCAGCAGACGGTGTTCGATTCGCTGCTGCAGCGCTTGGTCAACGCCTACAAGCAGGTGCGCATCGGCAATCCGCTGGAAAAGGGTGTGCTCATGGGTCCCATGGTGGCGCGCTCCGAGGTGGAGGTCTTTCTCCGCGCCATCGAAATCATCAAGGAGCAGGGGGGCGAGATTGTGTACGGTGGTCGCGTGTTGACAGGACCCCAGTTCAAGTCAGGTTGCTATGTGGAGCCCACCATCGTGAAGGCGCGCCCGGACATGCCCATCGTGGGCGAGGAGACCTTTGCGCCTATTCTCTACGTGATGCCCTTTTCCACGCTGGATGAGGCGATCGAGATTCACAACAGTGTGGAGCAGGGCCTGAGTTCCGCCATGTTCACCACCAACCTGCTTGCCGCAGAGACATTTCTTTCCGCGCGCGGAAGCGATTGCGGCATTGCCAACATCAACATCGGCACAAGCGGGGCGGAAATCGGCGGTGCCTTTGGTGGCGAAAAGTCGACGGGCGGCGGGCGCGAGGCCGGCTCCGACGCGTGGAAGGCCTACATGCGCCGGCAGACCAATACCATCAACTGGTCAACCGAGCTGCCTTTGGCGCAAGGGATCAAGTTCGGGGACTGA
- a CDS encoding CDP-alcohol phosphatidyltransferase family protein, which translates to MKFFILPPKLKEGFLDSLNPLVRWLVRLDLNPNWFTTFSLLVGAASGVCYGAGRLRWGGALVLLCGLLDTLDGKVARATNRVTRFGALYDSTLDRYAEVIAFFGMAFYFVARQHLLVSVAICVALAGSLMVSYVRARAEGLGFECKVGLMQRPERLVLVGLGSLIHEYALIGAIFIIAVLSNFTAAQRLHHVWAADKVARSQSMDKPVDTPKA; encoded by the coding sequence ATGAAGTTCTTTATTCTGCCGCCGAAACTAAAAGAGGGGTTTCTCGACAGCTTGAACCCCCTGGTGCGGTGGCTAGTCAGGCTGGATTTGAACCCGAATTGGTTCACCACCTTTAGCTTGCTGGTGGGGGCCGCATCTGGCGTATGCTACGGGGCTGGACGCCTGCGCTGGGGCGGGGCCTTGGTGCTCCTGTGCGGGCTCTTGGACACCTTGGACGGCAAAGTTGCCCGCGCTACCAATCGTGTTACGCGATTTGGGGCACTTTACGATTCAACCCTGGATCGCTACGCGGAGGTGATAGCCTTCTTCGGCATGGCGTTTTACTTTGTTGCACGCCAGCACCTTCTGGTGTCGGTGGCGATCTGCGTGGCTCTGGCCGGCTCGCTCATGGTCAGCTACGTGCGCGCCCGCGCGGAGGGGCTGGGATTTGAATGCAAAGTGGGGCTGATGCAACGGCCGGAGCGGCTGGTACTCGTGGGGCTGGGAAGCCTGATCCATGAGTATGCGCTGATCGGGGCAATCTTTATCATCGCCGTGCTGTCCAACTTCACCGCAGCCCAGCGGCTCCATCACGTGTGGGCCGCCGATAAAGTGGCGCGTTCTCAGAGCATGGACAAGCCGGTGGACACCCCGAAAGCGTAG
- a CDS encoding bifunctional lysine ketoglutarate reductase /saccharopine dehydrogenase family protein, whose translation MNRLFGIRREDKNRWERRVPLTPHHVQALCAEHGLQCVVQSSPIRVFSDEQYRELGIEVAEDIGHCPVVFAVKEIPAEFFRPGGTYVFFAHVIKGQKHNMSMLRRLMELGCTLIDYERIVDESGKRLIFFGRHAGLAGMIDTLWALGQRLAYEGLDTPFAALQPAHRYPTLQEAKEAVQRVGEAIATTGLPEGLVPFVCGFAGYGHVSQGAQEIFDLLPHRKISPSQLLELQEDGWCGARTLYKVVFREEDMVRPVMPNGRFELQDYYCHPERYEGRFAEYVPQLSVLVNGIYWDARYPRLVTKQDLRALFSRNERPRLRVIGDISCDVEGSIECTLRATTPDDPIFVYDPLTETITPGHQGRGVVVLAVDNLPCELPRAASVYFSGVLKEYVPAIVTANYEVSFDELALPPEIKRAVIVHRGTLTPDYRYLEQYVANP comes from the coding sequence GTGAACAGGCTCTTTGGCATAAGGCGCGAGGACAAGAACCGCTGGGAGCGGCGGGTACCATTGACGCCCCACCATGTCCAGGCTCTTTGTGCAGAACATGGCCTGCAGTGTGTGGTGCAGAGCTCGCCGATCCGTGTGTTTAGCGACGAGCAGTACCGGGAACTTGGTATCGAGGTCGCAGAGGATATCGGCCACTGTCCGGTGGTTTTCGCCGTGAAGGAAATCCCGGCCGAGTTTTTCCGGCCTGGCGGTACCTATGTGTTCTTTGCTCATGTGATAAAGGGGCAGAAGCACAACATGTCCATGTTGCGCCGTCTAATGGAGCTGGGGTGCACGCTTATTGACTATGAGCGTATCGTGGACGAGAGCGGAAAGCGGCTCATTTTCTTCGGTCGACACGCCGGGCTTGCCGGCATGATTGACACTTTATGGGCCCTAGGGCAGCGCCTCGCTTACGAGGGTCTTGACACGCCCTTTGCGGCGCTACAGCCGGCACACCGCTACCCTACTTTGCAAGAGGCCAAAGAGGCTGTCCAGCGCGTGGGAGAGGCAATCGCAACCACTGGGCTCCCCGAGGGCTTGGTTCCTTTCGTGTGCGGTTTTGCCGGGTATGGGCATGTGTCCCAGGGAGCACAGGAGATCTTCGATCTTCTGCCCCATCGCAAGATCTCGCCTTCCCAGCTGCTGGAGCTGCAAGAAGATGGATGGTGTGGCGCCAGGACGCTTTACAAGGTCGTCTTTCGTGAAGAAGATATGGTGAGACCCGTGATGCCAAATGGGCGCTTCGAACTGCAGGACTACTACTGCCACCCGGAACGATACGAAGGGCGGTTTGCAGAATACGTACCCCAGTTGTCGGTGCTGGTCAATGGCATCTATTGGGATGCGCGCTACCCGCGGCTGGTGACCAAACAGGACCTGCGTGCTCTGTTCTCGCGGAACGAACGACCTCGCCTGCGCGTCATCGGCGATATATCCTGCGATGTGGAAGGCTCCATCGAGTGCACGCTGCGGGCCACTACCCCAGACGACCCGATTTTTGTATATGACCCCCTTACGGAAACCATCACTCCGGGGCACCAGGGTCGCGGCGTGGTGGTGCTGGCCGTGGATAACCTGCCGTGTGAGCTCCCCCGCGCTGCGTCGGTCTACTTTAGCGGCGTGCTCAAGGAGTATGTGCCGGCCATCGTCACCGCCAACTACGAGGTGAGCTTTGACGAGCTGGCGCTTCCGCCGGAAATCAAGCGAGCGGTCATCGTACATCGTGGCACGCTGACGCCTGACTATCGGTATCTGGAGCAGTACGTGGCAAACCCATAG
- a CDS encoding saccharopine dehydrogenase NADP-binding domain-containing protein, which translates to MEEIGMQNVLILGAGLVARPLVRYLLDQPGLKVTVASRTVAKAEALIEGHPRGVAEALLVDDEAHLDALVAGCDLAISMVPYTYHVVVAKHCIKHKKHMVTTSYVSDAMAALDGEAKAAGITILNELGLDPGIDHMSAMRIIDGVHSRGGQIVSFESCCGGLPAPEANDNPFGYKFSWSPRGVVMAGRNAAKYLKDGKVVEIPGEALFDHYWTRKVDTLGELEVYPNRNSLPYINTYGIQETKTMFRGTFRNLGWCKTMKKIVELGMLDDKVRKVKGMTFADLTRQLVGAAPGKDLRAAAAEFLKLPVDSDVMHRLEWLGLFSSDPLPMEEGSNLDILAARMLQKMAYRPNERDMIVLVHDFVADFPKEKRREKITSSLIDFGIPGGDSSMSRTVGLPAAIGARYILEGKITRKGVIIPVWPEIYVPILNELEKLGIKCKESTEVLRPA; encoded by the coding sequence CTGGAGGAAATTGGTATGCAGAATGTTCTAATTCTTGGCGCAGGTCTGGTGGCGCGGCCGCTGGTTCGGTACCTCTTAGATCAGCCAGGGCTGAAGGTGACAGTAGCGAGCCGCACGGTGGCGAAGGCTGAGGCCCTCATTGAGGGACATCCGCGCGGCGTGGCAGAAGCCTTGTTGGTGGACGACGAGGCTCATTTGGATGCGCTTGTGGCAGGGTGCGACCTCGCCATCAGCATGGTCCCGTACACGTACCATGTCGTGGTCGCCAAGCACTGCATCAAGCACAAGAAGCACATGGTGACCACCTCCTATGTGAGCGATGCCATGGCCGCCCTGGATGGCGAAGCAAAAGCAGCCGGCATCACCATCCTCAATGAGCTGGGCTTAGACCCGGGCATCGATCACATGTCGGCAATGCGTATCATCGACGGTGTGCACAGTAGGGGCGGACAGATCGTGAGTTTTGAGTCCTGCTGCGGCGGACTCCCCGCACCGGAAGCCAACGACAATCCCTTTGGGTACAAGTTTTCCTGGAGCCCGCGGGGCGTAGTCATGGCCGGTCGCAATGCCGCCAAGTACCTGAAAGACGGCAAGGTGGTCGAAATACCTGGCGAGGCACTCTTTGACCACTACTGGACAAGGAAGGTAGATACCCTGGGTGAGCTGGAAGTCTATCCTAACCGCAACTCCTTGCCGTACATTAACACCTATGGCATCCAGGAGACCAAGACTATGTTCCGGGGCACCTTCCGGAATCTGGGGTGGTGCAAGACAATGAAAAAGATTGTCGAGCTTGGTATGCTTGACGATAAGGTTCGCAAAGTGAAGGGGATGACGTTTGCGGATCTCACCCGCCAACTCGTGGGTGCGGCGCCTGGGAAAGACCTACGGGCAGCGGCTGCCGAATTCCTGAAACTACCGGTCGACTCGGATGTTATGCACAGGCTGGAGTGGCTGGGGCTGTTCAGCAGTGATCCGCTACCAATGGAAGAAGGCTCCAACCTTGATATTCTGGCGGCGCGCATGCTGCAGAAGATGGCCTATCGTCCCAATGAGAGGGACATGATCGTTCTTGTACACGACTTTGTAGCCGATTTTCCCAAAGAGAAGCGTCGGGAAAAAATCACCTCCAGCCTCATTGACTTTGGGATACCGGGCGGTGATTCCTCTATGTCGCGTACGGTGGGATTACCGGCCGCCATCGGCGCGCGCTACATTTTGGAAGGCAAGATCACCAGGAAGGGTGTGATCATTCCGGTGTGGCCGGAGATCTATGTGCCCATCCTCAACGAGCTGGAGAAGCTGGGCATCAAGTGTAAGGAGAGTACTGAAGTCCTCAGGCCGGCGTAG
- the rsmI gene encoding 16S rRNA (cytidine(1402)-2'-O)-methyltransferase: protein MVESGVLYVVSTPIGNLRDITLRALDVLGQVDLIAAEDTRRTAVLLAEYGIHTPMTSYHEYNRARKAPQLIARLQSGQSLALVSDAGTPGISDPGAHLVREALANGLRVEAIPGPTALVTALVISGLATDRFAFEGFLPAKKGRTTRLESLREETRTLVLYESPHRLLRTLRDLLRVLGDRQAVMARELTKKFQEVIRGSLSELVSTLERKKVKGEVVLIVAGKPRGERLVKASE from the coding sequence GTGGTGGAGTCCGGGGTGCTCTATGTGGTGAGCACCCCTATCGGTAACCTGCGGGATATCACCCTGCGGGCGCTGGATGTGCTGGGTCAGGTGGACCTCATTGCGGCCGAAGACACGCGCCGCACGGCCGTGCTCCTGGCCGAGTACGGCATCCATACGCCCATGACCAGCTACCACGAATACAACCGGGCGCGGAAGGCACCGCAGCTTATCGCGCGCCTGCAGAGTGGCCAGTCGTTGGCCCTGGTTTCAGACGCCGGCACACCGGGCATCTCAGATCCGGGGGCGCACCTGGTGCGGGAGGCGTTGGCCAACGGCCTCAGGGTGGAGGCAATTCCTGGGCCTACGGCCTTGGTGACCGCGCTGGTTATTTCCGGACTGGCCACAGACCGGTTTGCGTTCGAAGGGTTCTTGCCTGCGAAAAAGGGGCGCACCACACGCCTGGAATCCTTGCGGGAGGAGACTCGTACGCTGGTCTTGTATGAGTCGCCACATCGCCTCCTCCGCACCCTTCGCGACCTGCTGCGGGTGCTTGGTGACCGGCAGGCGGTAATGGCGCGCGAGCTGACGAAAAAGTTCCAGGAGGTCATCCGCGGCTCTCTCAGCGAGCTGGTGTCCACTCTCGAGCGCAAAAAGGTCAAAGGCGAGGTGGTGCTCATCGTGGCAGGAAAACCTCGAGGGGAGAGATTGGTCAAGGCCAGCGAATGA